The genomic DNA CTTTTTTGCGGTTCCATGGTTTAAAATGGTCCCATTCTTGATCGCTCGATCCTGGGATGTTATATGGACTAGCTCTGTTCCGAAGCCCTCGAGTGCGAAAACGAATACAGCACCCTTTACGCCGTTGCACGTCCgtagtgttgttgttggtttgtttcaCGTTGAGACTACCGTTGCTGGTGGAGAGACCATGGAGGCATGACATCGTCTTTGGGTTAGTGCTATTGTTGTGAAGCTGCAAGGCTTCGCCGATTTTTGTCACCAGAGCGTCCACCTCCTTAGAATCCACGGTTACAGATTGCTCCAAAAATATGTAGTTCTCCTTTCGACACGGCATTTTGGGTTTTTAGGGCTATTTACACaaaattttcaaaatgaatgagtgcGCGTCAGCGGTGTCCTCGCTCACCACGCTACCCAGCAGAAAGCAAGACGTTAGCTTGATTTGTAAACAATGGATGACGCGTAATCCGGAACATACTACTTATTCAGGAGGTTACGTGTTTTTTGTAATCTCACGACCGGCAAATTCTAAAGTATAACCCCAAAGATTCACTTATTTCAGACTACATAACAATAATTTCTTCCTTTTAAAATTTTTGTGTAAATTCATCATGTATATATGTTGTTAATTTTGGCGATGAACTTTAAGGTGCCCCGTCACTAGCCAATGGTAGATCCCCGGAACCTAAACCCATCAGGCATTACATAATTGGAACTgcagagcagacagaaagaaatgatgTTGAATAGGCACCGGTGATCGTTATAATGTTCACAACATTTACAGGCTAGTTGTGACCAGATGCTTTACTGGCATTATACAATCTACACTGTTCTATTAAGCAGTCGTAGTGATAAGCCAAACCCACAGTGGCTGAACGTAGTCTTGAGGACAAATGACTTAATGCCGTAATGCCAGTCATCAGCTTAACCATATTAGCTGTTCGAAGACCCTGTGAGAGTCATGAccattgtttatttaaatacttAGGTtccattcttttcttctcagttgGACCTGTGTGATAAGTCTGTGTTTAAAGCTTACGATTTGTAGTTGAATTACTGGACTCCTGTAAGGTTCTTTCCATAATGCCTAGCCTGATCGCCCACACGAGAGATTCATGTGTTTTCTTAAAATGCGATTTAAGCTGACAATAACTAAGAACAATCTTGACTTTTACTTTCATATTTTAAGAATTTCTATAATTTCGCCTCTCTTCTTTCTGGCGGGGTTGAGTAGTCAGGCGAACAATGAAACCCTGTAACAATACCCAGTAAACAGCGTTATTCTTGACCTTGTATATGCAACCTTGTATATACCATTAGGGTTGTTTTTAAGGGTGGGTGCCGGTGATGAAAGTAAACTCACCCGTTAAGCATAAACATTGAAATATCTTGGACCCATGCCACCGTGGAACGGTTCATAAGGTTTGTGTCTTTTCCTGGGAAAGGCACGCATGGAAATCGTCCGTAGGGCTAACAGAGACATGTGCAAGGTGATATTGTTTTGAATGATGGCCTGTCAAAAACGTG from Chanos chanos chromosome 8, fChaCha1.1, whole genome shotgun sequence includes the following:
- the gbp gene encoding glycogen synthase kinase binding protein → MPCRKENYIFLEQSVTVDSKEVDALVTKIGEALQLHNNSTNPKTMSCLHGLSTSNGSLNVKQTNNNTTDVQRRKGCCIRFRTRGLRNRASPYNIPGSSDQEWDHFKPWNRKKVDVANDEDDPHQLLQELILSGNLIKEAVRRLQFASESERDISQTIDYQQC